The following coding sequences lie in one Mus musculus strain C57BL/6J chromosome 11, GRCm38.p6 C57BL/6J genomic window:
- the Fbf1 gene encoding fas-binding factor 1 isoform X1, with translation MTGQCCEELQRAPKPRMALRTKKGLKGSIEDVLGDLLGDDTTPPEKPAEPASHAKDTASSPQWQASKAKFLPKDSVEGLAGADAEASSVSDADPQVFLQNMKDLDSMDDDLFGRMKSHQPSGKGAAKGPGKEGPSNHKPAGTLTANEKGYTMPTKKPPPSSSKTGLQYKKFSFEDFEDPLAGLLSDEEEETATKLPAVERKPAPKSPGAAAGQGPSVPLTPGDTPIRKKELLFDEGDDIMTTLGFEDSPKAERKKTGDQEGPLPARSKLDELLGRGTAAKLLTRPGTGERREFQLDKKYQKMGGEESVPARDKEDSWDDETLTFGAYKPTVASSEGRQSRRQSVSRFLGEGGPDPKGESLGFKQSSPPASSPIHPRKGGADWLGLKDNDLDLLSPSPVQKAQQEDSPMTPSLLPPTNQPSAPEPQSAPTGLPSAAKPPAKGARPSLKASQASSPKASEEKEDDWLSHVISQKKSQNLAREERAGPPKDLASLGSLGQTPSGSLPVAQVLEQAPAGEASKPTTQGMAAVRPGVTGSSMSWSQATTVLPVDDPKKGAASASGDFSSREPAVYIPHSQEPTGLSVPIQTLLPESMMQSLLPGSGYQKQLLAAQGQLQSSTAQLQVELLQSQTKLSELEAQVRKLELERAQHRMLLESLQQRHQADLELIEDAHRSRIKVLETSYQQREEQLRREKEVLSAQHASYCREAEQARAELVAQHQRQMAMAEQERDQEVARLRELQQASILEMRKDHEHQLQRLKMLKDQEIDAVTSATSHTRSLNGIIEQMEKFSSSLNTLSSRVEASHLTTSQQRELGIRQQDEQLRALQERLGRQQRDMEEERNRLQEVIGKMEVRLSEQSRLLEQERWRVAAEKTKAESAQRTLEEQRKIMVQQIAMEREELERAKSALLEEQKSVMNKCGEERRRLAAEWAEYFTQQKLSKERAEREAERAMHADSQREGTIISLTKEQAELTVRACELRAKEEKLLAEREALERERQELRLEKDRLHKASLRLQARAQEVEHMSKVASKKYEEGEQALQEAQQMQNEQQGRLQVVQRQQEWLRQQEQRVHQEHLSLAQQRLQLDRVRQEVPASLPGLPPRVQGPAASSRDAVQAPASSSPQCSQPAAAQVPTHLLAKLLLLKHTAEEDHDFLENEQFFLETLKKAPYNMAYHSA, from the exons CAACACCACCTGAGAAGCCTGCTGAGCCAGCTTCCCATGCCAAAGACACAGCGAGCTCACCTCAGTGGCAGGCTTCAAAGGCAAA GTTCCTCCCAAAAGACAGCGTTGAAGGactggcaggagctgatgctgag GCCTCCAGCGTCTCGGATGCAGACCCACAGGTCTTCCTGCAGAACATGAAG GACTTGGACAGCATGGACGATGATCTCTTTGGTCGGATGAAGTCTCACCAGCCCTCCGGCAAAGGAGCTGCAAAGGGTCCTGGGAAAGAAGGACCTAGCAATCACAAGCCTGCTGGCACATTAACAGCTAATGAGAAAG gGTACACCATGCCCACTAAGAAGCCACCACCATCTTCCAGCAAGACTGGGCTTCAGTATAAGAAGTTCTCCTTTGAAG ACTTTGAAGACCCACTGGCAGGACTTCTCTCtgatgaggaagaagaaaccGCCACGAAGCTGCCTGCAGTGGAGAGGAAACCTGCTCCCAAGAGCCCGGGCGCAGCAGCAGGCCAAG GTCCTTCTGTTCCTCTGACCCCTGGGGATACGCCCATCAGGAAGAAAGAACTGCTCTTTGATGAAGGGGATGACATCATGACTACTCTGGGCTTTGAAGACAGCCccaaggcagagaggaagaagacaggagaCCA GGAAGGGCCACTCCCTGCTCGCTCCAAGCTGGATGAACTGCTGGGTCGGGGTACAGCAGCCAAGCTCCTCACTCGCCCAGGCACTGGGGAACGCAGAGAGTTCCAGTTAGACAAGAAGTATCAGAAGATGGGAGGGGAGGAGTCTGTACCAGCTAGAG ACAAGGAAGACAGCTGGGATGACGAGACCCTCACCTTTGGGGCTTACAAGCCTACCGTGGCCTCCTCTGAGGGCCGCCAGTCCCGCAGGCAGTCAGTCAG CAGGTTCTTGGGAGAAGGAGGCCCAGACCCTAAGGGAGAAAGCCTAGGCTTCAAACAGAGCTCTCCACCAGCCTCCAGTCCTATCCACCCCAGGAAAGGAGGAGCTGACTGGTTAGGCCTTAAGGACAATGACCTGGACCTGCTGTCTCCCTCTCCTGTTCAAAAGGCCCAACAGGAAGACTCACCCATGACaccctctctcctgcctcctacAAACCAGCCCTCAGCCCCAGAGCCACAGTCTGCCCCAACTGGACTTCCCTCAGCAGCAAAGCCACCAGCCAAGGGTgcaagaccctctctcaaagcCAGCCAGGCCTCCTCACCAAAAGCAtctgaggagaaagaagatgacTGGTTAAGCCATGTCATATCTCAGAAGAAATCCCAAAATCTAGCCAGAGAAGAGCGTGCGGGGCCCCCTAAGGACCTGGCCTCGCTGGGGTCACTGGGTCAGACCCCTTCTGGCAG CCTGCCTGTTGCTCAGGTCCTTGAGCAGGCCCCTGCTGGAGAAGCCTCGAAACCAACTACACAAGGAATGGCGGCTGTCAGGCCTGGTGTCACAGG GTCCTCCATGAGTTGGAGCCAAGCCACTACTGTTCTCCCTGTAGATGACCCCAAGAAAGGagcagcctctgcctctggggaCTTCTCTAGCAGag AGCCTGCGGTTTACATTCCACACTCCCAGGAACCTACGGGGCTCTCTGTGCCTATCCAG aCCCTCCTCCCAGAGTCCATGATGCAGAGTCTGCTGCCAGGCTCAGGATACCAGAAGCAGCTCCTGGCCGCCCAGGGGCAGCTGCAGAGTAGCACTGCCCAGCTTCAGGTTGAGCTGCTGCAGAGCCAGACCAAGCTGTCAGAGCTGGAGGCCCAG GTGCGCAAGTTGGAGCTGGAGCGGGCCCAGCACAGGATGCTGCTGGAGAGTTTGCAGCAGCGACACCAGGCAGACCTGGAGCTCATCGAGGATGCACATAG AAGCCGTATCAAGGTGCTAGAAACATCCTACCAGCAGCGGGAGGAGCAGCTGCGCAGAGAGAAGGAGGTGCTATCAGCTCAGCATGCGTCATATTGCCGAGAAGCTGAGCAGGCCAGGGCTGAGCTCGTAGCCCAGCACCAGCGGCAGATGGCCATGGCTGAACAGGAGAGGGACCAGGAGGTTGCCCGGCTCCGGGAGCTTCAGCA GGCATCCATCCTGGAGATGCGCAAGGATCATGAGCACCAGCTGCAGCGGCTGAAGATGCTGAAGGACCAGGAGATTGATGCTGTCACCAGCGCTACCTCCCATACTCG GTCCCTGAATGGCATCATCGAGCAGATGGAGAAGTTTTCCAGCAGCTTGAACACGCTGTCCTCCCGCGTGGAGGCCTCGCACCTTACCACCTCACAGCAACGAGAGCTGGGGATTCGGCAGCAAGATGAGCAATTGCGAG CTCTGCAGGAGCGGCTGGGCCGACAGCAGCGAGACATGGAGGAAGAGCGGAACAGGCTACAGGAGGTCATCGGGAAGATGGAAGTACGCCTGAGTGAGCAGAGCCGGCTCCTGGAACAG GAACGTTGGCGGGTGGCCGCCGAGAAGACTAAGGCAGAGTCAGCCCAGCGCACTCTGGAGGAGCAAAGGAAGATCATGGTCCAGCAGATTGCCATGGagagggaggagctggagagagccaAG AGCGCCTTGCTGGAGGAGCAGAAGTCAGTCATGAATAAGTGTGGGGAGGAGCGGCGGCGCCTGGCAGCAGAGTGGGCTGAGTATTTCACACAGCAGAAGCTGAGTAAGGAACGGGCGGAGCGTGAGGCTGAGAGGGCGATGCATGCAGACTCCCAGCGGGAGGGCACCATCATCAGCCTGACCAAG GAGCAGGCGGAGCTGACAGTTAGGGCCTGTGAGCTCCGGGCCAAGGAGGAGAAGCTGCTTGCTGAGAGGGAGGCTTTGGAGAGAGAGCGCCAAGAGCTCCGGCTGGAGAAGGACAGGTTACACAAAGCCAGCCTGCGCCTGCAGGCCCGTGCACAGGAGGTGGAACACATGAGTAAG GTAGCCTCCAAGAAATACGAGGAGGGGGAGCAGGCCTTGCAGGAGGCGCAGCAGATGCAGAATGAGCAGCAGGGCCGGCTGCAGGTGGTCCAGCGGCAGCAGGAGTGGCTGCGGCAGCAGGAGCAACGTGTGCACCAG GAGCACCTGAGCCTGGCACAGCAGAGGCTGCAGCTGGACCGCGTGCGGCAGGAAGTGCCTGCTAGCCTTCCGGGGCTGCCCCCCAGGGTTCAGGGCCCGGCAGCCTCCAGCCGGGATG ctgTCCAGGCCCCCGCTTCCAGCAGTCCTCAGTGTAGCCAGCCAGCTGCTGCCCAGGTGCCCACACACCTTCTTGCCAAGCTGCTGCTGCTAAAGCATACAGCAGAAGAG GACCACGACTTCTTGGAGAATGAACAGTTCTTCCTGGAGACTCTGAAGAAAGCACCCTATAATATGGCGTACCATTCTGCCTGA
- the Fbf1 gene encoding fas-binding factor 1 isoform X2, with protein sequence MTGQCCEELQRAPKPRMALRTKKGLKGSIEDVLGDLLGDDTTPPEKPAEPASHAKDTASSPQWQASKAKFLPKDSVEGLAGADAEASSVSDADPQVFLQNMKDLDSMDDDLFGRMKSHQPSGKGAAKGPGKEGPSNHKPAGTLTANEKGYTMPTKKPPPSSSKTGLQYKKFSFEDFEDPLAGLLSDEEEETATKLPAVERKPAPKSPGAAAGQGPSVPLTPGDTPIRKKELLFDEGDDIMTTLGFEDSPKAERKKTGDQEGPLPARSKLDELLGRGTAAKLLTRPGTGERREFQLDKKYQKMGGEESVPARDKEDSWDDETLTFGAYKPTVASSEGRQSRRQSVRFLGEGGPDPKGESLGFKQSSPPASSPIHPRKGGADWLGLKDNDLDLLSPSPVQKAQQEDSPMTPSLLPPTNQPSAPEPQSAPTGLPSAAKPPAKGARPSLKASQASSPKASEEKEDDWLSHVISQKKSQNLAREERAGPPKDLASLGSLGQTPSGSLPVAQVLEQAPAGEASKPTTQGMAAVRPGVTGSSMSWSQATTVLPVDDPKKGAASASGDFSSREPAVYIPHSQEPTGLSVPIQTLLPESMMQSLLPGSGYQKQLLAAQGQLQSSTAQLQVELLQSQTKLSELEAQVRKLELERAQHRMLLESLQQRHQADLELIEDAHRSRIKVLETSYQQREEQLRREKEVLSAQHASYCREAEQARAELVAQHQRQMAMAEQERDQEVARLRELQQASILEMRKDHEHQLQRLKMLKDQEIDAVTSATSHTRSLNGIIEQMEKFSSSLNTLSSRVEASHLTTSQQRELGIRQQDEQLRALQERLGRQQRDMEEERNRLQEVIGKMEVRLSEQSRLLEQERWRVAAEKTKAESAQRTLEEQRKIMVQQIAMEREELERAKSALLEEQKSVMNKCGEERRRLAAEWAEYFTQQKLSKERAEREAERAMHADSQREGTIISLTKEQAELTVRACELRAKEEKLLAEREALERERQELRLEKDRLHKASLRLQARAQEVEHMSKVASKKYEEGEQALQEAQQMQNEQQGRLQVVQRQQEWLRQQEQRVHQEHLSLAQQRLQLDRVRQEVPASLPGLPPRVQGPAASSRDAVQAPASSSPQCSQPAAAQVPTHLLAKLLLLKHTAEEDHDFLENEQFFLETLKKAPYNMAYHSA encoded by the exons CAACACCACCTGAGAAGCCTGCTGAGCCAGCTTCCCATGCCAAAGACACAGCGAGCTCACCTCAGTGGCAGGCTTCAAAGGCAAA GTTCCTCCCAAAAGACAGCGTTGAAGGactggcaggagctgatgctgag GCCTCCAGCGTCTCGGATGCAGACCCACAGGTCTTCCTGCAGAACATGAAG GACTTGGACAGCATGGACGATGATCTCTTTGGTCGGATGAAGTCTCACCAGCCCTCCGGCAAAGGAGCTGCAAAGGGTCCTGGGAAAGAAGGACCTAGCAATCACAAGCCTGCTGGCACATTAACAGCTAATGAGAAAG gGTACACCATGCCCACTAAGAAGCCACCACCATCTTCCAGCAAGACTGGGCTTCAGTATAAGAAGTTCTCCTTTGAAG ACTTTGAAGACCCACTGGCAGGACTTCTCTCtgatgaggaagaagaaaccGCCACGAAGCTGCCTGCAGTGGAGAGGAAACCTGCTCCCAAGAGCCCGGGCGCAGCAGCAGGCCAAG GTCCTTCTGTTCCTCTGACCCCTGGGGATACGCCCATCAGGAAGAAAGAACTGCTCTTTGATGAAGGGGATGACATCATGACTACTCTGGGCTTTGAAGACAGCCccaaggcagagaggaagaagacaggagaCCA GGAAGGGCCACTCCCTGCTCGCTCCAAGCTGGATGAACTGCTGGGTCGGGGTACAGCAGCCAAGCTCCTCACTCGCCCAGGCACTGGGGAACGCAGAGAGTTCCAGTTAGACAAGAAGTATCAGAAGATGGGAGGGGAGGAGTCTGTACCAGCTAGAG ACAAGGAAGACAGCTGGGATGACGAGACCCTCACCTTTGGGGCTTACAAGCCTACCGTGGCCTCCTCTGAGGGCCGCCAGTCCCGCAGGCAGTCAGTCAG GTTCTTGGGAGAAGGAGGCCCAGACCCTAAGGGAGAAAGCCTAGGCTTCAAACAGAGCTCTCCACCAGCCTCCAGTCCTATCCACCCCAGGAAAGGAGGAGCTGACTGGTTAGGCCTTAAGGACAATGACCTGGACCTGCTGTCTCCCTCTCCTGTTCAAAAGGCCCAACAGGAAGACTCACCCATGACaccctctctcctgcctcctacAAACCAGCCCTCAGCCCCAGAGCCACAGTCTGCCCCAACTGGACTTCCCTCAGCAGCAAAGCCACCAGCCAAGGGTgcaagaccctctctcaaagcCAGCCAGGCCTCCTCACCAAAAGCAtctgaggagaaagaagatgacTGGTTAAGCCATGTCATATCTCAGAAGAAATCCCAAAATCTAGCCAGAGAAGAGCGTGCGGGGCCCCCTAAGGACCTGGCCTCGCTGGGGTCACTGGGTCAGACCCCTTCTGGCAG CCTGCCTGTTGCTCAGGTCCTTGAGCAGGCCCCTGCTGGAGAAGCCTCGAAACCAACTACACAAGGAATGGCGGCTGTCAGGCCTGGTGTCACAGG GTCCTCCATGAGTTGGAGCCAAGCCACTACTGTTCTCCCTGTAGATGACCCCAAGAAAGGagcagcctctgcctctggggaCTTCTCTAGCAGag AGCCTGCGGTTTACATTCCACACTCCCAGGAACCTACGGGGCTCTCTGTGCCTATCCAG aCCCTCCTCCCAGAGTCCATGATGCAGAGTCTGCTGCCAGGCTCAGGATACCAGAAGCAGCTCCTGGCCGCCCAGGGGCAGCTGCAGAGTAGCACTGCCCAGCTTCAGGTTGAGCTGCTGCAGAGCCAGACCAAGCTGTCAGAGCTGGAGGCCCAG GTGCGCAAGTTGGAGCTGGAGCGGGCCCAGCACAGGATGCTGCTGGAGAGTTTGCAGCAGCGACACCAGGCAGACCTGGAGCTCATCGAGGATGCACATAG AAGCCGTATCAAGGTGCTAGAAACATCCTACCAGCAGCGGGAGGAGCAGCTGCGCAGAGAGAAGGAGGTGCTATCAGCTCAGCATGCGTCATATTGCCGAGAAGCTGAGCAGGCCAGGGCTGAGCTCGTAGCCCAGCACCAGCGGCAGATGGCCATGGCTGAACAGGAGAGGGACCAGGAGGTTGCCCGGCTCCGGGAGCTTCAGCA GGCATCCATCCTGGAGATGCGCAAGGATCATGAGCACCAGCTGCAGCGGCTGAAGATGCTGAAGGACCAGGAGATTGATGCTGTCACCAGCGCTACCTCCCATACTCG GTCCCTGAATGGCATCATCGAGCAGATGGAGAAGTTTTCCAGCAGCTTGAACACGCTGTCCTCCCGCGTGGAGGCCTCGCACCTTACCACCTCACAGCAACGAGAGCTGGGGATTCGGCAGCAAGATGAGCAATTGCGAG CTCTGCAGGAGCGGCTGGGCCGACAGCAGCGAGACATGGAGGAAGAGCGGAACAGGCTACAGGAGGTCATCGGGAAGATGGAAGTACGCCTGAGTGAGCAGAGCCGGCTCCTGGAACAG GAACGTTGGCGGGTGGCCGCCGAGAAGACTAAGGCAGAGTCAGCCCAGCGCACTCTGGAGGAGCAAAGGAAGATCATGGTCCAGCAGATTGCCATGGagagggaggagctggagagagccaAG AGCGCCTTGCTGGAGGAGCAGAAGTCAGTCATGAATAAGTGTGGGGAGGAGCGGCGGCGCCTGGCAGCAGAGTGGGCTGAGTATTTCACACAGCAGAAGCTGAGTAAGGAACGGGCGGAGCGTGAGGCTGAGAGGGCGATGCATGCAGACTCCCAGCGGGAGGGCACCATCATCAGCCTGACCAAG GAGCAGGCGGAGCTGACAGTTAGGGCCTGTGAGCTCCGGGCCAAGGAGGAGAAGCTGCTTGCTGAGAGGGAGGCTTTGGAGAGAGAGCGCCAAGAGCTCCGGCTGGAGAAGGACAGGTTACACAAAGCCAGCCTGCGCCTGCAGGCCCGTGCACAGGAGGTGGAACACATGAGTAAG GTAGCCTCCAAGAAATACGAGGAGGGGGAGCAGGCCTTGCAGGAGGCGCAGCAGATGCAGAATGAGCAGCAGGGCCGGCTGCAGGTGGTCCAGCGGCAGCAGGAGTGGCTGCGGCAGCAGGAGCAACGTGTGCACCAG GAGCACCTGAGCCTGGCACAGCAGAGGCTGCAGCTGGACCGCGTGCGGCAGGAAGTGCCTGCTAGCCTTCCGGGGCTGCCCCCCAGGGTTCAGGGCCCGGCAGCCTCCAGCCGGGATG ctgTCCAGGCCCCCGCTTCCAGCAGTCCTCAGTGTAGCCAGCCAGCTGCTGCCCAGGTGCCCACACACCTTCTTGCCAAGCTGCTGCTGCTAAAGCATACAGCAGAAGAG GACCACGACTTCTTGGAGAATGAACAGTTCTTCCTGGAGACTCTGAAGAAAGCACCCTATAATATGGCGTACCATTCTGCCTGA
- the Fbf1 gene encoding fas-binding factor 1 isoform X5 yields the protein MKDLDSMDDDLFGRMKSHQPSGKGAAKGPGKEGPSNHKPAGTLTANEKGYTMPTKKPPPSSSKTGLQYKKFSFEDFEDPLAGLLSDEEEETATKLPAVERKPAPKSPGAAAGQGPSVPLTPGDTPIRKKELLFDEGDDIMTTLGFEDSPKAERKKTGDQEGPLPARSKLDELLGRGTAAKLLTRPGTGERREFQLDKKYQKMGGEESVPARDKEDSWDDETLTFGAYKPTVASSEGRQSRRQSVSRFLGEGGPDPKGESLGFKQSSPPASSPIHPRKGGADWLGLKDNDLDLLSPSPVQKAQQEDSPMTPSLLPPTNQPSAPEPQSAPTGLPSAAKPPAKGARPSLKASQASSPKASEEKEDDWLSHVISQKKSQNLAREERAGPPKDLASLGSLGQTPSGSLPVAQVLEQAPAGEASKPTTQGMAAVRPGVTGSSMSWSQATTVLPVDDPKKGAASASGDFSSREPAVYIPHSQEPTGLSVPIQTLLPESMMQSLLPGSGYQKQLLAAQGQLQSSTAQLQVELLQSQTKLSELEAQVRKLELERAQHRMLLESLQQRHQADLELIEDAHRSRIKVLETSYQQREEQLRREKEVLSAQHASYCREAEQARAELVAQHQRQMAMAEQERDQEVARLRELQQASILEMRKDHEHQLQRLKMLKDQEIDAVTSATSHTRSLNGIIEQMEKFSSSLNTLSSRVEASHLTTSQQRELGIRQQDEQLRALQERLGRQQRDMEEERNRLQEVIGKMEVRLSEQSRLLEQERWRVAAEKTKAESAQRTLEEQRKIMVQQIAMEREELERAKSALLEEQKSVMNKCGEERRRLAAEWAEYFTQQKLSKERAEREAERAMHADSQREGTIISLTKEQAELTVRACELRAKEEKLLAEREALERERQELRLEKDRLHKASLRLQARAQEVEHMSKVASKKYEEGEQALQEAQQMQNEQQGRLQVVQRQQEWLRQQEQRVHQEHLSLAQQRLQLDRVRQEVPASLPGLPPRVQGPAASSRDAVQAPASSSPQCSQPAAAQVPTHLLAKLLLLKHTAEEDHDFLENEQFFLETLKKAPYNMAYHSA from the exons ATGAAG GACTTGGACAGCATGGACGATGATCTCTTTGGTCGGATGAAGTCTCACCAGCCCTCCGGCAAAGGAGCTGCAAAGGGTCCTGGGAAAGAAGGACCTAGCAATCACAAGCCTGCTGGCACATTAACAGCTAATGAGAAAG gGTACACCATGCCCACTAAGAAGCCACCACCATCTTCCAGCAAGACTGGGCTTCAGTATAAGAAGTTCTCCTTTGAAG ACTTTGAAGACCCACTGGCAGGACTTCTCTCtgatgaggaagaagaaaccGCCACGAAGCTGCCTGCAGTGGAGAGGAAACCTGCTCCCAAGAGCCCGGGCGCAGCAGCAGGCCAAG GTCCTTCTGTTCCTCTGACCCCTGGGGATACGCCCATCAGGAAGAAAGAACTGCTCTTTGATGAAGGGGATGACATCATGACTACTCTGGGCTTTGAAGACAGCCccaaggcagagaggaagaagacaggagaCCA GGAAGGGCCACTCCCTGCTCGCTCCAAGCTGGATGAACTGCTGGGTCGGGGTACAGCAGCCAAGCTCCTCACTCGCCCAGGCACTGGGGAACGCAGAGAGTTCCAGTTAGACAAGAAGTATCAGAAGATGGGAGGGGAGGAGTCTGTACCAGCTAGAG ACAAGGAAGACAGCTGGGATGACGAGACCCTCACCTTTGGGGCTTACAAGCCTACCGTGGCCTCCTCTGAGGGCCGCCAGTCCCGCAGGCAGTCAGTCAG CAGGTTCTTGGGAGAAGGAGGCCCAGACCCTAAGGGAGAAAGCCTAGGCTTCAAACAGAGCTCTCCACCAGCCTCCAGTCCTATCCACCCCAGGAAAGGAGGAGCTGACTGGTTAGGCCTTAAGGACAATGACCTGGACCTGCTGTCTCCCTCTCCTGTTCAAAAGGCCCAACAGGAAGACTCACCCATGACaccctctctcctgcctcctacAAACCAGCCCTCAGCCCCAGAGCCACAGTCTGCCCCAACTGGACTTCCCTCAGCAGCAAAGCCACCAGCCAAGGGTgcaagaccctctctcaaagcCAGCCAGGCCTCCTCACCAAAAGCAtctgaggagaaagaagatgacTGGTTAAGCCATGTCATATCTCAGAAGAAATCCCAAAATCTAGCCAGAGAAGAGCGTGCGGGGCCCCCTAAGGACCTGGCCTCGCTGGGGTCACTGGGTCAGACCCCTTCTGGCAG CCTGCCTGTTGCTCAGGTCCTTGAGCAGGCCCCTGCTGGAGAAGCCTCGAAACCAACTACACAAGGAATGGCGGCTGTCAGGCCTGGTGTCACAGG GTCCTCCATGAGTTGGAGCCAAGCCACTACTGTTCTCCCTGTAGATGACCCCAAGAAAGGagcagcctctgcctctggggaCTTCTCTAGCAGag AGCCTGCGGTTTACATTCCACACTCCCAGGAACCTACGGGGCTCTCTGTGCCTATCCAG aCCCTCCTCCCAGAGTCCATGATGCAGAGTCTGCTGCCAGGCTCAGGATACCAGAAGCAGCTCCTGGCCGCCCAGGGGCAGCTGCAGAGTAGCACTGCCCAGCTTCAGGTTGAGCTGCTGCAGAGCCAGACCAAGCTGTCAGAGCTGGAGGCCCAG GTGCGCAAGTTGGAGCTGGAGCGGGCCCAGCACAGGATGCTGCTGGAGAGTTTGCAGCAGCGACACCAGGCAGACCTGGAGCTCATCGAGGATGCACATAG AAGCCGTATCAAGGTGCTAGAAACATCCTACCAGCAGCGGGAGGAGCAGCTGCGCAGAGAGAAGGAGGTGCTATCAGCTCAGCATGCGTCATATTGCCGAGAAGCTGAGCAGGCCAGGGCTGAGCTCGTAGCCCAGCACCAGCGGCAGATGGCCATGGCTGAACAGGAGAGGGACCAGGAGGTTGCCCGGCTCCGGGAGCTTCAGCA GGCATCCATCCTGGAGATGCGCAAGGATCATGAGCACCAGCTGCAGCGGCTGAAGATGCTGAAGGACCAGGAGATTGATGCTGTCACCAGCGCTACCTCCCATACTCG GTCCCTGAATGGCATCATCGAGCAGATGGAGAAGTTTTCCAGCAGCTTGAACACGCTGTCCTCCCGCGTGGAGGCCTCGCACCTTACCACCTCACAGCAACGAGAGCTGGGGATTCGGCAGCAAGATGAGCAATTGCGAG CTCTGCAGGAGCGGCTGGGCCGACAGCAGCGAGACATGGAGGAAGAGCGGAACAGGCTACAGGAGGTCATCGGGAAGATGGAAGTACGCCTGAGTGAGCAGAGCCGGCTCCTGGAACAG GAACGTTGGCGGGTGGCCGCCGAGAAGACTAAGGCAGAGTCAGCCCAGCGCACTCTGGAGGAGCAAAGGAAGATCATGGTCCAGCAGATTGCCATGGagagggaggagctggagagagccaAG AGCGCCTTGCTGGAGGAGCAGAAGTCAGTCATGAATAAGTGTGGGGAGGAGCGGCGGCGCCTGGCAGCAGAGTGGGCTGAGTATTTCACACAGCAGAAGCTGAGTAAGGAACGGGCGGAGCGTGAGGCTGAGAGGGCGATGCATGCAGACTCCCAGCGGGAGGGCACCATCATCAGCCTGACCAAG GAGCAGGCGGAGCTGACAGTTAGGGCCTGTGAGCTCCGGGCCAAGGAGGAGAAGCTGCTTGCTGAGAGGGAGGCTTTGGAGAGAGAGCGCCAAGAGCTCCGGCTGGAGAAGGACAGGTTACACAAAGCCAGCCTGCGCCTGCAGGCCCGTGCACAGGAGGTGGAACACATGAGTAAG GTAGCCTCCAAGAAATACGAGGAGGGGGAGCAGGCCTTGCAGGAGGCGCAGCAGATGCAGAATGAGCAGCAGGGCCGGCTGCAGGTGGTCCAGCGGCAGCAGGAGTGGCTGCGGCAGCAGGAGCAACGTGTGCACCAG GAGCACCTGAGCCTGGCACAGCAGAGGCTGCAGCTGGACCGCGTGCGGCAGGAAGTGCCTGCTAGCCTTCCGGGGCTGCCCCCCAGGGTTCAGGGCCCGGCAGCCTCCAGCCGGGATG ctgTCCAGGCCCCCGCTTCCAGCAGTCCTCAGTGTAGCCAGCCAGCTGCTGCCCAGGTGCCCACACACCTTCTTGCCAAGCTGCTGCTGCTAAAGCATACAGCAGAAGAG GACCACGACTTCTTGGAGAATGAACAGTTCTTCCTGGAGACTCTGAAGAAAGCACCCTATAATATGGCGTACCATTCTGCCTGA